In Anas platyrhynchos isolate ZD024472 breed Pekin duck chromosome 24, IASCAAS_PekinDuck_T2T, whole genome shotgun sequence, the following are encoded in one genomic region:
- the TRNAU1AP gene encoding tRNA selenocysteine 1-associated protein 1 isoform X2 produces MDENFVSRAFATMGELVLSVKIIRNRLTGIPAGYCFVEFADLATAEKCLHKINGKPLPGATPAKRFKLNYATYGKQPDNSPEYSLFVGDLTPDVDDGMLYEFFVKVYPSCRGGKVVLDQAGVSKGYGFVKFTDELEQKRALTECQGAVGLGSKPVRLSVAIPKANRVKPMEYNQMYSYNYNQYYQQYHNYYAQWGYDQNTGSYSYSYPQYGYTQSTMQSYEEVGEDALEDPTPQLDVHEANKQFMEQSEELYDALMDCHWQPLDTVSSEIPAML; encoded by the exons ATGGATGAAAACTTTGTTTCAAGAGCCTTTGCCACCATGGGAGAGCTTGTACTGAGTGTAAAAATCATTCGAAACAGGTTGACAGG AATTCCAGCAGGCTATTGCTTTGTAGAATTTGCAGATCTAGCTACTGCAGAGAAGTGTTTACACAAAATCAATGGAAAACCGCTTCCTGGCGCTACACCG GCAAAGCGATTTAAATTGAATTATGCAACGTATGGAAAACAGCCCGATAACAG TCCAGAATATTCCCTTTTCGTGGGAGATCTGACTCCTGATGTGGATGATGGCATGTTATATGAATTTTTTGTTAAAGTTTATCCATCGTGTAGAGGTGGAAAAGTTGTTTTGGACCAGGCAGGAGTATCCAA AGGTTACGGGTTTGTGAAATTCACGGATGAACTGGAACAGAAAAGAGCGCTGACAGAGTGTCAAGGAGCCGTGGGGTTGGGCTCTAAACCTGTACGCTTGAGTGTGGCTATACCAAAAGC taatCGTGTGAAACCAATGGAGTACAATCAGATGTACAGCTATAATTATAACCAGTATTACCAACAATATCACAACTACTACGCCCAGTGGGGCTACGACCAGAACACGGGCAGTTACAGCTACAGCTACCCCCAGTACGGCTACACGCAGAGCACAATGCAG tCATATGAAGAAGTTGGCGAGGATGCATTGGAAG ACCCGACACCTCAGTTGGACGTCCACGAAGCAAATAAACAGTTTATGGAACAGAGCGAAGAGCTCTACGATGCCTTGATGGACTGTCATTGGCAGCCTTTGGACACTGTCTCGTCAGAGATTCCAGCCATGTTATAG
- the LOC101791131 gene encoding ras-related protein Rab-42: MDPFPPSPATGMGMTLGAPPSPHVPNAGGHYQFRVIVLGDAAVGKSSLLRCYAEGPGGAVPCPTVGVDFYSRTVPLPPVGRAKLQLWDTAGQERFRSITRSFYRSAAGVLLVFDLTNRASFERVPEWYREAAGDRAAAFVLVGQKSDLAAERAVSAEEASRLAASLGMAFVETSARSNRNVELAFETLAGGILRALGRGALAPPHDCGAVRLIPSPSRPRPLARGEPQGRCWC; encoded by the exons ATGGATCcctttccccccagcccagccaccGGCATGGGGATGACTCTGGGTGCCCCCccgtccccccatgtccccaacgCAGGAGGCCACTACCAGTTCCGTGTCATCGTGCTGGGGGATGCGGCCGTGGGGAAGTCGTCGCTGCTGCGCTGCTACgccgaggggccggggggggccgtgccCTGCCCCACTGTTGGTGTGGATTTCTACAGCCGCACCGTCCCGCTGCCGCCCGTCGGCAGGGCCAAGCTGCAGCTGTGGGACACAGCCGGCCAGGAGAGGTTCAG GTCCATCACCAGGTCCTTCTACCGGAGCGCCGCGGGCGTGCTGCTGGTCTTCGACCTCACCAACCGGGCGTCCTTCGAGCGCGTCCCTGAGTGGTACCGCGAGGCCGCCGGCGACCGCGCCGCCGCCTTCGTCCTGGTGGGCCAGAAGAGCGACCTGGCGGCCGAGCGAGCCGTGTCGGCTGAGGAGGCCTCGCGCCTGGCGGCCTCCCTGGGCATGGCCTTCGTGGAGACCTCGGCCCGCAGCAACCGCAACGTGGAGCTGGCCTTCGAGACGCTGGCGGGGGGCATCCTGCGGGCGCTGGGCCGCGGGGCCCTCGCCCCACCCCACGATTGCGGCGCCGTCAGGCtcatccccagccccagccgcccccggcccctgGCACGGGGCGAGCCCCAGGGGCGCTGCTGGTGCTGA
- the TRNAU1AP gene encoding tRNA selenocysteine 1-associated protein 1 isoform X1: protein MAASLWMGDLEPYMDENFVSRAFATMGELVLSVKIIRNRLTGIPAGYCFVEFADLATAEKCLHKINGKPLPGATPAKRFKLNYATYGKQPDNSPEYSLFVGDLTPDVDDGMLYEFFVKVYPSCRGGKVVLDQAGVSKGYGFVKFTDELEQKRALTECQGAVGLGSKPVRLSVAIPKANRVKPMEYNQMYSYNYNQYYQQYHNYYAQWGYDQNTGSYSYSYPQYGYTQSTMQSYEEVGEDALEDPTPQLDVHEANKQFMEQSEELYDALMDCHWQPLDTVSSEIPAML, encoded by the exons ATGGCCGCCAGCCTCTGGATGGGGGAC cTGGAGCCGTATATGGATGAAAACTTTGTTTCAAGAGCCTTTGCCACCATGGGAGAGCTTGTACTGAGTGTAAAAATCATTCGAAACAGGTTGACAGG AATTCCAGCAGGCTATTGCTTTGTAGAATTTGCAGATCTAGCTACTGCAGAGAAGTGTTTACACAAAATCAATGGAAAACCGCTTCCTGGCGCTACACCG GCAAAGCGATTTAAATTGAATTATGCAACGTATGGAAAACAGCCCGATAACAG TCCAGAATATTCCCTTTTCGTGGGAGATCTGACTCCTGATGTGGATGATGGCATGTTATATGAATTTTTTGTTAAAGTTTATCCATCGTGTAGAGGTGGAAAAGTTGTTTTGGACCAGGCAGGAGTATCCAA AGGTTACGGGTTTGTGAAATTCACGGATGAACTGGAACAGAAAAGAGCGCTGACAGAGTGTCAAGGAGCCGTGGGGTTGGGCTCTAAACCTGTACGCTTGAGTGTGGCTATACCAAAAGC taatCGTGTGAAACCAATGGAGTACAATCAGATGTACAGCTATAATTATAACCAGTATTACCAACAATATCACAACTACTACGCCCAGTGGGGCTACGACCAGAACACGGGCAGTTACAGCTACAGCTACCCCCAGTACGGCTACACGCAGAGCACAATGCAG tCATATGAAGAAGTTGGCGAGGATGCATTGGAAG ACCCGACACCTCAGTTGGACGTCCACGAAGCAAATAAACAGTTTATGGAACAGAGCGAAGAGCTCTACGATGCCTTGATGGACTGTCATTGGCAGCCTTTGGACACTGTCTCGTCAGAGATTCCAGCCATGTTATAG
- the LOC113839793 gene encoding ras-related protein Rab-39A-like — protein sequence MEPRWHYQFRVIMLGDSTVGKSSLLRRYTEGVFLDAVNQTVGVDFYVQFVELEPGLRVKLQFWDTAGQERFRSVTRSYYRNSAGGMLLFDLTNRASFESVRRWHREVTDTVQPFRVVFLLVGHKSDLAAERRVGRREAERLAASLGAQYVETSAKDASNVAQAFQMLTLAIYRALQSGLLAPCEAWDGVKSSGPLPAPLPVHTTKEEKRKKCSC from the exons ATGGAGCCGCGGTGGCACTACCAGTTCCGGGTGATCATGCTGGGGGACTCCACGGTGGGCAAATCCTCGCTGCTGCGGCGCTACACCGAGGGCGTCTTCCTGGACGCCGTCAACCAGACGGTGGGGGTGGATTTCTACGTTCAGTTCGTGGAGCTGGAGCCGGGGCTGCGCGTCAAGCTGCAGTTCTGGGACACGGCCGGGCAGGAGAGGTTCAG GTCGGTGACCCGCTCCTATTACCGCAACTCGGCGGGGGGGATGCTGCTCTTCGACCTCACCAACCGCGCGTCCTTCGAGAGCGTCCGGCGGTGGCACCGCGAGGTGACGGACACGGTGCAGCCTTTCCGCGTCGTCTTCCTGCTGGTGGGCCACAAGAGCGACCTGGCGGCCGAGCGCCgggtgggcaggagggaggccGAGCGCCTGGCGGCCTCGCTGGGCGCCCAGTACGTCGAGACCTCGGCCAAGGACGCCAGCAACGTGGCCCAGGCCTTCCAGATGCTGACCTTGGCCATCTACCGGGCGCTGCAGAGCGGGCTGCTCGCCCCCTGCGAGGCGTGGGACGGGGTGAAGAGCAGCGGCCCCCTGCCCGCGCCGCTCCCGGTTCACAcaacgaaggaggagaagaggaagaagtgcTCGTGCTAG